Proteins encoded within one genomic window of Triticum aestivum cultivar Chinese Spring chromosome 2D, IWGSC CS RefSeq v2.1, whole genome shotgun sequence:
- the LOC123049749 gene encoding mechanosensitive ion channel protein 5-like produces MDHQQKASAQSAGSNKSSQSGSFDFEQDQNRDTDRREVVVKIDADPSTSHAAGGSGSGSGETFSFKNSQQQSPASPALGVGAECSDDPAGRLIGNFLRRQAAAGGELLLDPDLEIEENQENHETWRPPRPPTSVTNSRELRVSFQDPHKRLGQSPSSASSSDATADNNRNQDANARVDTAEVVRCTSTSAGNDLLSRSRTRSRLMDPPPPSTVLPGADGERNDRKSFVMKGPPKSGHYRSGLIGKSGLIGKSGGAADDEDDDPFIDEGVTAADFKRERTDCLLILEWTGLVIIVATLVCSFKIRSLQGKEFSGLPLWKWEVLVFVLICGRLVSGWVLRITVFFVERNFMLRKKVLYFVYGVRRAVRTVLWLGAALISWHLLFDNGDRLETQTLVLHYVTKVLLCLLVATVIRLVKTLLVKVLASSFHVSTYFDRIQDALFNQYVIETLSGPPLVDDVQRLQSAGATTPRESAAAVPKSGRLSKQLQKQKSDDGISIDQLQKMNQKNVSAWSMKRLMRIIRYGALTTMDDQIKHASDLGDEMATQIHSEHEAKVAAKKIFHNVAKPGSKHMYLSDLMRFMREEEALKAMDLFEGAKENNRVSKRALKNWVVNAFRERKALALTLNDTKTAVNKLHQMANVLVALIVLALWLLILGIATTRLFVLLSSQLVLAVFMFGNTLKTVFEAIVFLFIVHPFDVGDRCEVDGMQVVVEEMNILTTIFLRHDNLKIYYPNSQLAILPIMNYYRSPDMGDAVDFSVNVATPAEKLALMKERLMHYLDNKREHWYPGSMIVLRDIDDTNRLKITIWCRHTINFQDIGMRFERRELILQEMMKILRDLDIEYRMLQLDINVRNAPPIHSNRMPTTWNTNF; encoded by the exons ATGGATCATCAGCAGAAGGCCAGCGCCCAGTCGGCCGGGTCCAACAAGTCGTCACAGTCGGGCTCGTTCGACTTCGAGCAGGACCAGAACCGCGACACCGACCGCCGGGAGGTCGTCGTCAAGATCGACGCCGACCCCTCGACCTCGCACGCGGCGGGCGGGTCGGGGTCTGGATCGGGCGAGACGTTCAGCTTCAAGAACAGCCAGCAGCAGTCGCCCGCGTCGCCGGCGCTGGGCGTCGGAGCGGAATGCAGCGACGACCCCGCGGGCCGCCTCATCGGCAACTTCCTACGGAGGcaagcggcggccggcggcgagctgTTGCTCGATCCCGACCTGGAAATAGAGGAGAATCAGGAGAATCACGAGACGTGGAGGCCGCCGCGCCCGCCCACGTCCGTCACCAATTCCCGGGAGCTCCGCGTCTCGTTCCAAGATCCCCACAAGCGTCTCGGCCAATCGCcgtcgtcggcctcctcctcggacgCCACCGCCGACAACAATCGAAACCAGGATGCGAACGCAAGGGTGGACACCGCCGAGGTGGTACGTTGCACGTCGACATCGGCTGGGAACGACCTGTTGTCGCGCAGCAGGACGCGCTCCCGGCTGATGGACCCCCCGCCGCCGTCCACTGTCCTCCCCGGTGCCGACGGGGAGCGCAACGACCGCAAGTCGTTCGTCATGAAGGGGCCGCCCAAATCCGGGCATTACCGGTCGGGTCTCATCGGCAAGTCGGGTCTGATCGGCAAGTCAGGCGGCGcggccgacgacgaggacgacgacccGTTCATCGACGAGGGCGTGACCGCCGCCGACTTCAAGCGCGAGAGGACGGACTGCCTCCTCATCCTGGAATGGACCGGCCTGGTGATCATCGTGGCCACGCTGGTGTGCAGTTTCAAGATACGAAGCCTGCAAGGGAAAGAGTTCTCGGGGCTCCCGCTCTGGAAGTGGGAGGTCCTGGTGTTCGTGCTCATCTGCGGCCGCCTCGTCTCCGGCTGGGTCCTCCGCATCACCGTCTTCTTCGTGGAGCGCAACTTCATGCTCCGCAAGAAGGTGCTCTACTTCGTGTACGGCGTGCGCCGCGCCGTGCGCACCGTGCTCTGGCTCGGCGCCGCGCTCATCTCCTGGCACCTGCTCTTCGACAACGGCGACCGGCTGGAGACGCAGACGCTGGTGCTGCACTACGTGACCAAGGTGCTGCTGTGCCTCCTGGTGGCCACCGTGATCCGGCTGGTGAAGACGCTGCTGGTCAAGGTGCTGGCCTCCTCCTTCCACGTCTCCACCTACTTCGACAGGATCCAGGACGCGCTCTTCAACCAGTACGTCATCGAGACGCTCTCTGGCCCGCCGCTGGTGGACGACGTGCAGCGGCTGCAGAGCGCGGGGGCGACCACGCCGAGGGAGTCCGCCGCTGCGGTGCCCAAGAGCGGGCGCCTAAGCAAGCAGCTGCAGAAGCAGAAGTCGGACGACGGGATCTCGATCGACCAGCTCCAAAAGATGAACCAGAAGAACGTCTCCGCGTGGAGCATGAAGAGGCTGATGAGGATCATTCGGTACGGAGCGCTGACGACCATGGACGACCAGATCAAGCATGCGTCCGACCTGGGGGACGAGATGGCGACGCAGATACACAGCGAGCACGAGGCCAAGGTTGCTGCCAAGAAGATTTTCCATAATGTCGCCAAACCTGGATCCAA GCACATGTACTTGTCAGATTTGATGCGGTTCATGAGGGAGGAGGAGGCTCTGAAAGCCATGGATCTCTTCGAAGGAGCCAAGGAGAACAACAGGGTCAGCAAGCGAGCGCTCAAGAACTGGGTG GTGAACGCGTTCAGGGAGCGCAAGGCCCTGGCCCTGACGCTGAACGACACCAAGACGGCGGTGAACAAGCTCCACCAGATGGCCAACGTGCTGGTGGCGCTCATCGTGCTCGCGCTGTGGCTCCTCATCCTGGGGATCGCCACCACGCGCCTCTTCGTCCTCCTCAGCTCGCAGCTCGTCCTCGCGGTCTTCATGTTCGGCAACACCCTCAAGACCGTCTTCGAGGCCATCGTCTTCCTGTTCATCGTGCACCCTTTCGACGTCGGCGATCGCTGCGAGGTCGACGGCATGCAG GTGGTCGTCGAGGAGATGAACATCCTGACGACGATCTTCCTCCGACACGACAACCTCAAGATCTACTATCCCAACAGCCAGCTCGCCATCTTGCCCATTATGAACTACTACCGGAGTCCTGACATGGGAGACGCGGTTGACTTCTCTGTTAACGTCGCTACGCCGGCGGAGAAGCTGGCCCTCATGAAGGAAAGGCTGATGCA TTATCTCGACAACAAGAGAGAACATTGGTACCCTGGCTCCATGATCGTGCTCCGCGACATTGATGATACAAACCGACTCAAGATAACCATATGGTGCCGCCACACCATCAACTTCCAGGACATAGGGATGAGATTCGAGAGGAGGGAGCTGATTCTCCAGGAGATGATGAAGATTCTGAGAGATCTCGACATCGAATACCGGATGTTGCAACTCGACATCAATGTTCGGAACGCCCCCCCTATCCATTCTAATAGGATGCCAACAACATGGAACACAAATTTTTGA